Genomic DNA from Prunus persica cultivar Lovell chromosome G1, Prunus_persica_NCBIv2, whole genome shotgun sequence:
AACCAACCTTTCATTCAGATAAGTGGTGTTGGCAAAGTTGATCGCTGCTTCTATGCTGATAATGAGGAAACCAGGGACACTCACTGCTGCTTCATTGTAATGGTGTAGGTCCCTAAACACATCTGTCCCGGGTATATTTCCCAACACCACTGTCCTCGGCCTTGTCACTTGCAGCAGAATCTTGAAAACCGATATTCCAacctatttattttatatcatCAAATTCCCATGTCATGcatacaaattttaaaataaaataaaaaagttgaggTTGAGTTGTGGAtgataaattatttcttaccGCAATGGCCAGCCCCTGTTGAACAGAGATAAAAATGACACCCAGAAAAGCACACACCAAGACAATGAAGTCATATTTGTCAATCTTCCAAATGTGATAAGCAGCTGGAACGTCAATGAGGCCAATCACTGCAGTCACTATAATGGCACCCAATATAACATTGGGTGTGTAGTGAAATAGAGGCATCAGAAACAGGAGGGTCACCATAACTGTCACCGACATTACTATGTTCGACAAGGCGGTTTTTGCTCCGGCATTGTGGTTCACAGCTGACCGTGAGAAAGAACCTGATCCATCATCAAGATCAAAACTTTTATATCCAGTCCTCATCCTTGCTAATAATTGATTTTTGGGTCaccaatatttttattttttaattaagttgATAATGAAATGCGAACCTGTTGTGATATAACAGGAAGTGATGGAGCCAATAATGTTCATGAGCCCAATTGCTATCATCTCCTTGTTTCCATCCACCCTGTATTCTCTCAGAGTAGCAAAAGTCCTTCCTACTGCAATGCCTTCCTGTTAATTTGATGCAAAACTGATCAGCCAAACCAATCGCTTCATCAaaatgtcctttttttttttttaaaacccctGCTTAAAAGAATCAACTTACTGTGAGAGCAATGATGCCAGTGATAATCCCAGTCTTAATTACAAGTCCTATGTGGGTCCCACTGAAAATCAACATGTTCCATGAAGGTGGGTTCAATCCTTTCTGTAAATCTCCAATCTgccatataaaatataaaagtagACCAAAAATCAACGTCTCTAGACATGATGCAGAGTGGATGGACATGGAGGAGAGAGTTTGAGGGGAAGCAAACTAAAAACTAAGCATGGTGTGGGGCCCAAGAACTTACCACACTGATGCCATGGCGATTGGCTTTGATTGCGAAAACAATTACGGTGGAGATGATGACAGACGCAAGAGGGGCTCCAGCTGAGACCCAAAACAGCTTTGGCTTTCTCATGCTCTGCATATATGTACATGGCACGCAGCCCAATGTGGATTAGTCAAATTGCACCATTGACTTTGAACTGAGTTCTTAGTTGGGGCGaatatgtgtgtgtttgtaATTAGTGGATAAAGACAACATATTTATAACCATCAGTCAGAGATTGATGTGAGTGAGTTcattaatgaaaaaagtttTCCATCAGAAAGTGAAGGCAGAGACGAGATAACATACGACGTGTCTTGCGATTAGGAGCAACAGAAGGAAGCAAACTCCCATTAATATGGTCTGCCATGACCACtgcagaaaataaagaaaaacactcAAATTATTACttgaaaaagagaggaaaatgaaaaggaattaatattaaaatacaatatcTGAGATTCCAAATCATATCTAGTTGATAGTTATCTCGAGTAGTATGTCTGTAGCTTAGTTTATGATTGCTAAGAAAAGCTAAAAGCTTTATTAGCAAAGTAATATATCACtgtttgaatattttaatgggCTTCTCTCTGTTTCATTACCTCCCCTCGTTCCTCAAAAACAGAGCTCAAAACAGGGACTACAGccatttttttggtgaaattttgTATTCCAAGGAGGCTCTTAAGCTGTTGCAGAGAAACTATCACAGCAGCTCCAGCCATGAAACCAATAAGAGTGGCCTTTGAAAGGAAATCAATGATAAATCCAAGCCTGCATCCACCAATATCAAAACATTgatcaattttgtttcttataaTATTGTCTTTTGTCCTTTCAAGTTTTAGATAAGAAGGCGGCAAAACTACAGCAAATTAAGCTGGGAAGTGAAGGTGGGGGCCACTTACCTCAATAATCCTAGAGAAGCTTGGATAATACCACTAAAGAAGGTTGAAGTAAAGGCAAGTTGAAGAAACAAGTTTGGATCTTTTGTGGGAGAAACTTCTTGCATAAGCATTGATCCCATTATAAGAGAAGCAATGGACACAGGTCCTACTGCAAGGTCTTTTGAGCTTCCAAGAACAGCATACACTAAAGGAGGAACAAAGCTGGAATCTACAGGTCCAAAAAAGATCAATTAACAAATGCAACACATTCAAAATTGTAAACAAGTAACAGAAACAAATTACTCACAGAGACCCACAATTGCAGGTAGATTAGCGAGCTTAGCATAACTGATTccctgaagaagaagaagaagaaaagaacagagTTAAATTAAGAACAgggtatatgttgttttcaaatttcaatcatGAAATTGAGAAATCAAAGTTGAAAATCAAGCTTTGTACCTGAGGGATGGCTAAACTAGCAATGGTGACACCAGAAATAATGTCAGACTTGAGGAGCTTGAAGCTGTAAGTAGGACCCCATTCAAGGATAGGGAAGACATACTGAGCTCCAAGAATCCATTGCTTCTTTGGTGGCTGTCCTTTGAACTGGTGCAAAGGGTCATCTGGGAAGAAGGTTTCTTTGAGCCTGGCCATGAGCTTCTGCAAGGTGCTTCTATGGGGTGGAGGAACAACCTTGTGAACCTCCAATCCCCCCATTGGTATGTCCATGCAGTGGTGCATATTGTTGTTGTTACTTGGTGTGTTTATGGTGGGATGCTGGTTATTTAACTTTGAGGGAGAGGAGCCCTCTATTTTATCATGTGAGGCTTCTTCCATCAATCAACTTCTCCAGGGGACCGCTAAAAACAAATTAGTACTACTACTACTACAAGTCTTGCTAGCTACTATACTATTACTAATTGACTAGGGGTGGCTGAGCCCGCAACTTTTGCTAATTACTCATGAAAGGACACAAAGTGAATTGGTTTATCTCTAGCTCTCTATCTGTATGTGTACAATTAGCTAAGCTAGTTAGGCTAAAGGGGGTGCTCAaagaataaaatgaaaagttcAAAGGGGGGAAtctgtaaaatattatatgtgGAGGGAGATGATAAAAGGAAAGTttacaagtaaaaaaatttgttgaaagGTACTAGTCCTGTAAAAGATGGTTGAAACATTGAAGAAGGTACATAAACTAGTGTGCCATGCaaatgggttgggtttgtAATTGGCTGAAGATGATCACCGCGGCAGGTAATATTCTGAGGGATATTCTGTGTTCATCTAAGCTGTAAATAAATGGTCTAAATTCTGTAGGAATTTTATGTGGACAGTTGCTAGACATGTTAAATACAGCAACACAATTGTTAAAAGTTTACAACTGATCagagtagaagaagaagaaagatagtCGATCGGTGGTGTATTCGGTTTGGGTCGGTACCTTTGTTGTGGtgaggatgaggaggaggaggtgagCTATAAGCTATAAGAAGCTAGCAGCCTAGCAAGCACCATATTTGTAAATTGTTTGTCATGCATTAAGCAAAATGACAGGAAGCCAGTGTGAGCACTTATGTCCAGTCCAGGTGACGTGCCACAATATAATGCCACAAAATCCATATTCATTCGCATCTTCCTTCTGCAATCAAAAATTAGCTATACTTTTGTTAGATTTGTTGTacccagaaaccaaaaggttAAAAAACATCAATCACCTTTAATTTTGGTTTCTACTTTAGGACAAacataatttatttacaaCTTTGGCATGTACAATATTTTAGTCAACAGTTAACTCTAGCTACGAGGAAGAAGGAAGTGCTGCTGCGCCAacttttgcttttaaaaagACCAAATCAAACATAACCATAtgttattgtgttttttttttcatatttttttaaatgtcttAGGGTAGAGAAATGTGcgcatatatatgtaaagtTATTACTTTTAACATACCTCTTTCTTGCCAACCataatgtgtatatatatatatatggtgttGGTATGTGTATAAATACTGTACAGATCAGACTACTTTATATGTTGTTTCATAAAATGTGCATGGAACCGAATACGAGCCATGCCTGCTAATATTATGTCTGAATCCACTTCACAATAGGGTTTGGTCTTGGTCATCTGCATCtcttttagaaagaaaaaaaaattattcctaATACCAAGTGGTATGTCGAGGTAGTGTTACGAGTTGATTCAAATTATAACGAGTGTTAAGCGTAATATTGATGGACCTCCACCACCAAATTTTTCTTAAGTAATTAATAGCACacggaagaagaagaacaaaagaagaacTTCCACAATACCACATTCATAAAAGAGATTAAGATTTCTAGGAtccataaacaaataaaagtgaACACTTTCTTTCATTCTCAAAAGACAATCTTAACAACAATCTTGAatctaaaataaaagcaaTGAATTAAATACgggaaaaattattatttctaattgaaaaaaaaggaaaaagaaaagaggtaggattctagaaaaaaaaacataccaaAGTTGATCATCCATAATTAGGTTGGATGTAGTTCGCCTTCCAATTCAAATAATCTACAACCTAGTTTAGAAGTTGTTGAGTTTTCCATGAACATATGAGGAACCGATTCTAATTCAAGAATCATCCCCTATATCTTGTTGATATAGAGGCAGATTAATCAATCTGTAAATATATACTCGAAGCAAACTTTTCTAGGGATTCGTTGATTGTTCAAAGTagaacaaaactcaaaaactcAGAAAACTCTTCTTAATTTCAAAAGATTAAACAACGAGTTTATACAAGGGATAAACCACAGCAATACCCAtaaatccaatttttttttgtaaggaaaaatatgaaaaagggaaagactttagaaatataaaaaattgagtCGAATAAATTTGAGAAGCAAAAATAGTAAAGTTCAAAATTCATCCCCCACGATAATATTGGTGCATCACACAGTAAATATCAGGCCTGAACCCCTAGTTCTTTAGTTAATCATACGTATGTGTGTGTGGCTTGGAAAGTTAGCTTAACCATTACCGCATAATTTGTAAGTAACAAGGTTGGAGAGGTTATTAGCTTAACAATCAAGAATGGCCGGCCAGGCAGCCACTGAAGCTCACCCTCTCCTCCACCACCATTAACAGTGATGATAATGGAAAGAGATAAGTGGGCCCTTTCGAATATATATTGGAGATTCAAGTGGCACTAAATTGGAGAAGAATGTTGGAGTTTTCCTCAGACACTGACTGAACCCTACTACTTTTTCTTCCTACCCAACATTTTTGAATGATGagatgaaaaagaagataCTATcttagaatataaaaaaaaggagaagtcATTTCATTTGCTTCAATGTTGAGGTGCAAAATGTCATCTTTGATCAGATAATTGGAGGGTCACTCACTACTTGTTTTCCACGGGCCTCCACCCTCCATTGTGCAGTGCTTGCTGCCGtccataaaattataaaataaataaataaaaaaagttaacgTGTAAGATTAGAGAGTCAAAACGTGGGCGGCAGGATTCGAACCTGCGCGGGCAAAGCCCACATGATTTCTAGTCATGCCCGATAACCACTCCGGCACGCCCACTTGACGATGTTCTGGTTCTTTGATCATTGTTATTTAACAGAAGAGTTTACTTGTAGCTGGCTGGACCACATCTTTGGACTTGTAAAGGAGATTCCGGTATATGAGAGAGAGGACCCCATTGATATCCCAAAAGAATGTGCAGGATCTAAAAGGAGGGGTGCACAATGGCGACATCCCATTGGGCATATTGGGAAATTCCAGCCTTTccaaaagaaaggaaattgCAACAACATTCATGGATCactgaaattttgttttaatgaaagaacaaaattccAAAGAAGGTGGGATTTCAATATTCCAAACATGAAAACAAGTTAAGCgtagtttatttttaaattaagtaACAAATCCGCGATTATATTTGCTTCTCGATACACATGTTCAAAATGAAACTGCTCCATTTGAAAATGGATTACAAAACTCATCAAGAGAAGGCCAGTGAATAAGCTCCACGTATCAAGTGAGTCCCCATCCTccagttttgttttcaatcgTGGAACTCATAATTATGCTTCAATTCATCAGACACGCCATATGGTTCTTCTATACCACAACCCCCCAGCAATGCCTTTCGTTGATTCGCAGCCAACCCTTGCAATTTGCAAATAAAAGATTAGCCATAACAAAGTAGCATCAGTTGAGCCAGACAGCCAGAATTACAGATttgatatatacatacatagtTATTAGTTGGATCATCATCAAAACCAAAGTCAAACGCAGAAATTATGAAGAGTCACCAAAGTTATTGGAACACACAGTTTaccatacatacatacatatagcTAATTCACAGCCATATGTGTTACTTCGGTCTCACGGTTCAATGTTATATGGAAATTGTTGTAAGTTCacaaataaggaaaaagagggaaaccCGGGAATGATCTGACTATGAGCAAATGTGTGTTTTGTGTTTATAATGAATAGTCCCGAGTTCTGTTTATGTATGGTTCTTGTTAGGTGAAAAAattgcatgtatatatgtatcgCTCATCGTGACACAAATTAAGTATATATGTAAAGTTTTCTCCCTTGTTAGAGTGTTTTGACTGTTTGCACTATCAGTTATGGTATATTTCATATGTGACATGTCCAGCTAGCTATATATGTGGCAAGCAATGATGGGTTTGGCTTTCTATATTCTCAAAGCAAATATTGACAGGTTTTCATCCATATATGtgtatgaaaaaataaaaaactatacACGCAACTTATCATCGCAAAGGTTCTTAAAGCTAGATTCTGCATGAAATTGTAAGCAAAGATATTGTAATTTGGACATGTCTTTGAAAGATAACAAGAATCCGATTTTCTGGATAAAATGTGATGGTCCTTAAAGGCTACAAAGCTATAAAGGTAGGAAACTATATGTGATTTTAGTGGGAACCTTCTGAACCGCAAAAACCCATCACACGCTATTGGAAGGGATAACGAAGTTATGGCCAATCCCCAATTGGGTTGCAAAAAGATTTTGGTCCTAAGTATGTCaaccatatatatagatttcaAAAAGTTTATggtcctttttattttctttttttgcacAAAATGGACAGGAATATGCATGACTTTTATCATGATTAACCTAGCACGAGGAGTGGTCTAGAATTCTTGTATCGTACGAGTCATGACTTGATCCAGTTAGGGCTCAACTTTAGCGGCTTGTCGAGCCTAAAAAAAGTATACTTTTTGCAGGGACGGACTTGAAGGTTCCCTGCGTATTGTTTTTCAATAAAAGACACACTGATCGGCACTTGCACGCACTTGTAGTTATctgtaaatttctttttagggATGGGACTTGGTTAGATGAAGTAGACCTCAACTTGAATTTCGATACTTGAAAATCAGAACAAAAAGGTCCTCAACCAAAGTACCAGATAAACTATGAcaaattttatgtttaatttCTATTGTTCATTAACTTAATTATGTGACAGTAAAAAATCCATATACCCATCTTATACCCCACTTTAAATATTGACTTGACTAAAACtcatagaaaatataaatgtaGGACTAATGCACCGAATAATAAAGAGTTGATAGatcatttgaacgaataatttagttgagggaccaaaatgcaACTCGGGTATAAATttaaggaccatttgagttAAAAACCTCGGGTATAAGTTTGAAGACCATTTGAGTTAAAGAACCTCAAGAGAGATTACATGAGCCTCAACAAAACCAACATCTTCCATTGCAAACTAAGTAGTGCAACCATaagaaataaaacacaaaGCGAAAGAAAGATAACATAGAAAAAGAGCCACAAATAAGGATTGTGACAACAATTCAAGTAATTTCCATGGTATTTTTATTATCGATATACGTACAAAGAGTGTTCCATTCTTAAGAAGCACAGCAGGTCACAGTTAGCATAACTTGTTCATTTCAGCCTTTGAACTGCTAGCATGGCTTGAGTTTCCTCATTCCACATGTGAAAGACCCCCACCTTTAGCCTTTGTCCTGCAAACAACATAACATCAGTTCTTTTCTCCACTGGCAAATAGCCTCGAATTCATTCGACAAGACATGAAATTCTACAGAGTTTTACTGATAAACCCACAAGGAGTAACCCAACCCGCATTTCTTTGAAAAAGACCAAATTTTCCATTCCGCAAGGATAATGAAAGCTTACTTGTGATCGGAAGGATTTGGCCTGAGTTCATAAACAATTGTTGCCACAACATCCCTCTTCAACAAAAGCACTCTAAGTCACAGCATAAAGAATGCACTGATAAAAAGAGTGAATTGTTGGGAAGAGCTAACCTTTACGTTGTTGATAAACGATGAGAAAGAGTGAGTCGCTAGCTTGATGCATTTGCAGAGATGGCAGACCCGCCCAGGAACCATTTTCGAACTTTGATTGTTGGTCATTAAAGGACAGTCGTTCTCGTTCTGGACTTGACTGTGGCTGCATGTGGTTCGCTTCTTTTTCTCGCGTGGTACCCAGTTAGGTTTCATGGGCTTCAACCAGATCCATACATTTGTGGACTTAGTTGCAACCTTCCGATGGGCTAAAGTATTGTGAGGGCCTTATAAGACCGTCACTATAGATTCTCGAGGAAAGGTAATGACAATGAAGGTAAGCCCAAGCAAACAACTTAATGCATTGGGCTTTTTATATTACCAAACCTTCAGACCTATGCCCACAAGCCCACACCATCTAACACAACTTAATTTACAAACCCTAAAACCCCCAAAACCCTAAGACCTAGAACCTTCTATCGTCTACTAGAACTTGATCGCCAAGTAGTTCCCCTCCTACCCAAACCCACATGTTTTAAAAGAAAGATCAGCAATCGCCCTCTTCCccaaagaaaaacccaaatccAATCTGAGCCAACAACAGTAGCAGTCTCAGAAACAGAGGCACAAATGGCTAGGCGTTTGATCCCAACCCTCAACCGTGTCCTGATTGAGAAAATCATCCCACCCTCTAAAACCACCGCCGGCATTCTCCTCCCCGAGTCATCCACCAAGGTAAATACTaccattttcttcttaaaaTGTGTCTCTGAGTAAATTGTCAATGATTGATGACTTTGtgtggattttaatttatttgggtGTGTGCAGCTAAACTCAGGGAAGGTGGTTGCTGTGGGACCAGGAGCCAAGGATAAGGCTGGGAATGTGATTCCAGTGGCTGTGAAAGAAGGTGATACAGTTCTTTTGCCTGAGTATGGGGGCACCCAAGTCAAGCTTGGTGACAAAGAGTAAGCCTTTTCGTTCTATTTTGCTCTGTTTTGCCATGGTATGTTTTAGGGGTTTCTTCCATTTATGACTTTTGGTTTGGGTTTTTGGTGGGTTGGTGTTGTGTGCAGGCTCCATTTATACAGGGATGAGGACATCTTGGGCACTCTCCATGAATGAGTCATTCGATTGGAtagtatgttttttttaaaggatattGCTATTCAATTTGAGGGTCAGATGTAACTGATTAATTAGCGGATTGGAATTTCTCATGGATGTTAGTTTTCTTTGAAATGAACTAATGGAAGCCCCTATCAGTCTAATTTATTTCCATCTTCTGTTAGGTTTGGATTTTTGCACTGGAAATTATGGgcaaaatttagaaataatTGTGTATCTTATTTGTTGCATGCTAGCCTGTGAATTTGTCAATTATGCTTTAACTCAAGGGATTCACCCAACACATGCCACCATTATAACCAAAATGTGATTTATAAAGTAGCTTAGATTGTGattggattttgaaaattctTCTTGCTTTCATATCCTTGACctctttcttttataaaatggGATTTGATTTCCGCAATTGTTTCAAATGTGGTGTGTTTTCGGTCAAATGTGTCCTCTTGATTTATTAGGAAAGCTGCGTgattataattgatgcatattAATTCTCCTAATTCTGCGTACGTACTGTGTTTCAAACCTGGTCTATTCCGTTTACTCTGTTTCCATCCGCATGATGGGGACCCCATGTATGTACAAATAATGCATGAGGTATGTTCATTTTAAATGTGCAAGCAAACACTATAATTTACTTATTACGTTGTGATTTGAATTCGATTACATAATTCCTTGCCCTTTCCTTTGATTTTCACGGAAATGCTATAATGAGAGGGTTTTTGGTGAGGGGGTTTAATATGTGGTTTCATCCCACCATCCAACAAGAGTGAGAAAATGTCGGAGTTCAACTTTTTAAATGAATGAATGGTGGGATGAAATGAACCCCTCACCAAATTCTCTCATTATAAAGGCTCCCTTGATTTCATATTCTTGTTTACCCTCTTTTATGTTCTGGATTGGATTTGCAATCTGAAAATCAATTGGGCCTTAAATTTGACGTGGCATGTGTGTTTAAATCGCATGTTGTGGTCCACTGAAAAGTTCTTAACGCTTCTGTTATGTGAGCCCAATTccgagagagggagagagagagattcctagagagagagagagagagagagagagagagagagagaggtcgcTTTCAGTATCAATTCTGACTTGCTGATTTATGGCAGCCTTGTCCTGTGGGATTTCTGGATTTGTATTCTGATTCTCATAACACCGTTTTCTCCTTTAGTTCCTCCCAGCATCCTCATCCCTGTAAATTATTTCTcgtctttttctatttttttttttggacgaaatCTTTTTCTAGTTCCTTGTCGTCTTTTTCTAGTTCCTTCTTATATAATAAGGTTAATTAGTGATGGCGCTTTACTCAAAGTTCCAACTACTACTCTATTAGGAGTTGATTCAAACGTTTAAAATGTCTCTTATGGAAGTGGAAAGTGCGTTTGCGAGGGGTTTTAGTCTTTAAGATATATTTCAATTATCATTTCCAAGTTGAACTGAAAATCGTTGTAGTTTGTTTTATAATGTTCCATCCTTTTCACCCCTCTTATTTGTATCTCCATCTTCACTcatttgaatgaaaaatatcagCAAATAGGGTTAGAACAGCTGACTAGGGCATTAAGTATGTGCTCTTGAACTTAAGTTCGAGTTCTCCTTCTCGTAAACTAGATTGAGAATTTAGATTATTACTTGTatagaaacaaaattataaaagaaatacCCGCAAAAAATGATCAAAGGGTTCCTGCACTTGTCACTTTCCAATTTCCATCTGTAAACGTGAATGTTGAACACCACAAGCCAGACAGAAGATTCAATGTTAGAAATTAAAAGCTGGCAATGAAGGGGAGCGGGTCCATGTGGATTACATACATTACCTTATGTTTTCCCAACTTTATGAGTTGGATCCCAACGTATAAGAGGACGAGTACAACAGGTAAGTAGCTAACTCATCCATCCATTTATAGAGATCTCGTTTGTTGGTTGGGGCTACTTTTATTTTCCCAACTCcattataattgaaaaatcttttttcttGACAGGATCCCTTAAATTTTGTCTATGGCATTGGCAGTTGGCACATAGcccatattttcttctcccaATGTAAATGTAACACATATTTAATGTAAAACGAACTCATATGGTAATTTCCATTAcactaaattaaaaaaacaagtaaaatataatttccatTTCACATGATTGGCATACATATGAATGATACAACCAACTAGTGCTACagccaattttttatttatttatttatttaaaaagcaTGGCCATTTGAATGGTAATAtccgaataaaataatattccaAATTGCCCTAAAATTAGTATGTcccccaataaaaaaaatatcaatagcACCTCATTATGCCACGTGCCCCTCCCCAACCAAAGGTAGATCCTATtttaacataaacaaaaaggaGTAAATaattagagaaaaataataggaCAACCCTTCAACAGCACACAATTACTTGTACCGGGAGGCACGATATCTCTTTTTATACTGCAATTAATTATTCCTATTTTGCAGTTTCCCCCTTAAAAAGAATCGAATAAACAAAGTAATTTGTTATTGTGGGAGTATCTTTGCTCACTATTTTAATTAAGGTGTATCATCATTACTCTTTTTAACATTTGATATGTGTTCATTGATATAACAATAGTtccataaatacaaaataaagagTTAATTATGATTATGCCAATAAACACGTATCAAGTGTTGAGAATGATATGAAAATACAACTTAAGTTAAAGTGATGAAGCAAAATATTTCCATTATGTACATCATTAgataacaacaataataaatgTTGACCCTATCCGATAAAGAATGTTGATATTTCACATTAGGATATATTCCTCTAATCTAATTTGTTTAcccaaaaaacagaaacataGAGTATGTATGGATATTTACATTTGTGATATTCAGAGAAACGTATCTATAAAGAATCTCTGGATCCATTCCACATATACAAGTAATTTGTGGTGCAGTCAACTTTTTGCCATTTTCCTGATAATCATCAGCCGAATTTCCCATTTTGATAAGtggtctcttttttttttttcccgccCCCCACCATCTTTCACCAAAAACCATCATGTCAAATGCACTCAATCTTAATCAACATTGATTAGCATAATCCTCTCATTGCATCATCTtatcaaattaaataaatccTCATTGCATTTATTTATGCTAAATAGATTTGACAACACTTGACatagttttgaaaaaaaaaaaatactttcaATTGGCTTTGGTCTTCTAGGCATTTTTTTTGCAAACAAGTCATCCTCATttcaaagccaaaaaaaaaaaaaaaaaaaagaagaagcccaTGTCATCCCTGAGAGGAGAAGCACGTGCACGCCCAACTCATTCTTGTTCGAATCTATTTCATCTCAATACAAacacttcttctttctctttcttcttttctgtgtCCACCTTTTCTCTCCCCCAACATTTTCTCAGAAGAGACCCAATTCACAAGAAACACAAACACAcgcagagaaaagaaaagaaaagaaaaaaaagacagagagaggCGGCCACATGACGTAGTAca
This window encodes:
- the LOC18789478 gene encoding probable sulfate transporter 3.3 yields the protein MEEASHDKIEGSSPSKLNNQHPTINTPSNNNNMHHCMDIPMGGLEVHKVVPPPHRSTLQKLMARLKETFFPDDPLHQFKGQPPKKQWILGAQYVFPILEWGPTYSFKLLKSDIISGVTIASLAIPQGISYAKLANLPAIVGLYSSFVPPLVYAVLGSSKDLAVGPVSIASLIMGSMLMQEVSPTKDPNLFLQLAFTSTFFSGIIQASLGLLRLGFIIDFLSKATLIGFMAGAAVIVSLQQLKSLLGIQNFTKKMAVVPVLSSVFEERGEWSWQTILMGVCFLLLLLIARHVSMRKPKLFWVSAGAPLASVIISTVIVFAIKANRHGISVIGDLQKGLNPPSWNMLIFSGTHIGLVIKTGIITGIIALTEGIAVGRTFATLREYRVDGNKEMIAIGLMNIIGSITSCYITTGSFSRSAVNHNAGAKTALSNIVMSVTVMVTLLFLMPLFHYTPNVILGAIIVTAVIGLIDVPAAYHIWKIDKYDFIVLVCAFLGVIFISVQQGLAIAVGISVFKILLQVTRPRTVVLGNIPGTDVFRDLHHYNEAAVSVPGFLIISIEAAINFANTTYLNERILRWIEEEEDDGNKHPNIRFVIIDMSAVSTIDTTGITLFGDLRKAIRKKGVELVLVNPLAEVVEKLQKVDKDNELMRPDHLYLSVGEAIASLSMAMKNQASNMYDEEMQTNAPPQKLTTA
- the LOC18791569 gene encoding 10 kDa chaperonin, mitochondrial gives rise to the protein MARRLIPTLNRVLIEKIIPPSKTTAGILLPESSTKLNSGKVVAVGPGAKDKAGNVIPVAVKEGDTVLLPEYGGTQVKLGDKELHLYRDEDILGTLHE